Within Vicia villosa cultivar HV-30 ecotype Madison, WI unplaced genomic scaffold, Vvil1.0 scaffold7, whole genome shotgun sequence, the genomic segment TACAGGAAAGCGTGGATTGCAAAGGTAAAGGCCATAGAATCCTTGTATGGAAACTGGGAGACATCTTACAATGACCTTCCACGATGGTTATTGGTAATGAAAACATATCTTCCTGGAATGATAATAGACTTGGAAACGTTACCTGCATTTTCAAATGAAGGAAGCCAGTTGGGTGATAAGATGGTATTCCATCGTCTATTGCAAGCCAATTGTTCAAGTCGACGGAACATGGTTGTATGGAAGGTACAAAGGGACATTGTTGATGGTTGTGGCGCAGGATGGGAATGGTAACATTTTTCCAATTGCTTTCGCTATTGTCGAGGGTGAAACCAAGGATGCTTGGAGTTTTTTCCTTCGCAATCTAAGAAGCCACGTGACACCCCAACCCAATCTATGCCTAATATCAGATAGACATCCATCGATTAAAAGTGCCTATGATGATCCTGCAAATGGATGGCAAAATCCTCCGTCTTCACATGTCTATTGCATTAGGCATATCGCGCAAAATTTTATGCGTGCGATTAGAGACAAGGAACTACGTAAAAAACTCGTCAACATGGGTAATAGTCTAATTGATCTTTGTGAAGTACATTTGTCAAATGATCTTTGTCGGTTTCTTGACATGTTTATTATTTGTAACAGGATATGCATTGACGGAGTCAACGTACAACTACTATAGAACCGAAATTCGTCAGACAAATAGAGATgctttggagtggattgaaaatatCCCTAGGGAGAAGTGGGCAAGGGCGTTTGATAGAGGGCAACGATGGGGACACATGACGGCTAACCTTGCAGAAGCAATGAACTCTGTGCTAAAGGCAATCAGAAACCTTCCAATAGCGTCTTTGTTTTCGGCCACATATTTTCGGATGGGAGCATTATTTGGTCAACACGGACATGAATGGACAAAGAGGTTGACATCAGGCCAAACTTTTACAGACAAATGTATCAAGGGGATGACTGAAGAAGTCAACAAAGCAAGCAGTCATAATGTTTATCAGTTTGACCGGGAGAGGTTCTATTTTATGGTGGCCGAAAGAATAAACCGCAACGATGGTCGACCAACTGGTACTTACGGTGTTGATCTGCGAAAAAGAACATGTGATTGCGGAAAATTTCAAGCGTTCCATTTGCCTTGCTCACATGTGATTGCAGCATGTGAAAGTATACGCCAAGACTACACCATTCACATACCCGACGTGTTCAAGATTCAACATGTTTTTAAAGTCTACCAACAAAGCTTCCAGATCCTCCCACATCAAGACAATTGGCCGCAATATAGAGGAGCTACTCTTTGTCATGACGGAACTATGCGTAGAAAAAAAGAGGTTGCCCAAATAGTACTCGGATTCGAACCGAATTGGACGAcatggaaaaggaaaagagaatgtGTGGGATATGCCGTGAAGTAGGCCATATCCGAAGTAAATGTCCAAATGTAGCAGGCCCGTCCAATAGGCCTCGTTAATGTTTACTTCAACTAGCTTTATGAATGTAATATAATGTCTTTTTAATTGAGTTTGCAACCATCAATGACTAAAACAACATTTCACATTAAACATAACTAAAACAACATTTCACATTACTAAAACAACATTCAATGACATCGAAATAAAGACAGCCACAAATAAAACAACCACACAGGAAACAATTAAAACGACATCACaggaaacaaataaaacatattcTAAGAGATTACAACCATCAACACAATATCATGTGGTCCTAGCATCATCATAAGGACACCAGCGTCATTTTTCACGGCTCTCCAAGAACGAGTTACTACTGCATTTTGGCCTTTCTCCGTGACCTGCCTTCAATTTTCCTTATCTTTTCACCCTCGAGAATGTTTCCTTCTAACCATCCGATCAAGTGCCTCTGTAGATGCTCGAAAGTTTGGGTGTTCCATAGTTTGATCTTCAACGGAGGCTTTGTTGCTGAAAAAAATAatgttgcatctctcttcataGGTGGAAACGTTCGAAGGGGTTCAGAAGACATCTTCAATAGTAACACTAAACCTTCAATTGTAACTGGTGTGAGTGGAAATGTGGTTGTACAATCTTATTTATacgcaaaaaaataataataaaatatatgtcctcgtccatctattggccgaacctacacatgctcgtccatctattggccgaacctACACATGTTCGTCCAACCCGTAACTTactcatatttttaataattaaaatagcattttttttaattttttattatattttattatattttaatcattaattataataaaaaaacaatttttataattaataaatccttaaattcaattaaaataaaaaaaaggaaaaaaaaagggtTAGTTAGAGTAGTTTATGTGTTGTTCACGTCAAAGATATTGTAGATCATTAATGCCTTGtcgttttctattttttttaaataaaactatgtTGTATGTAGAATATAATGTCTTgtcgtttttcttttgtttcttttcaaACATCAAGGAATGTAATGTGCCGATTTTTTTCCCACTATGCCAcatttattgaataaaataaatattggcaaataaattttttttattatattttaatgttttttattatattttaatcattaattataataaaaaaacaatttttctaattaataaatccttaaattaaattaaaataaaaaaaaacgaaaaaaaaagggTTAGTTAGCGTCCGGCCCACCCCTGGCCGGACCTCAACATGGCAAATAAAAACTCTTCCAGTCCGTCCAAGGCCTGGCCGAACTCCAACTAGAAGTGTGACATTCTGGTATTTTATTTTCACTTTGTGGCATTCTAGTATTAAAGTTCCATAAGTGTGGCATAGTGGTAAAAAAATCTCATCAATACCTTTATTCTAGTATAGGAAGACCACCTCAACAACTATAAATGTCTAACAATTTCTGTAATGATGAGTGCATCGTTAGCTTTTGTTCTTCATTATACAGTGATCGTCTTTGTAGGGAGGGGGATACACGTGCAGTGTTGGGTCTTGGATAGGGACATTGTGGTAGAAATATAGAAGTCAGTTTAACATTTGTAGCTTTTATAGAAGCTAAAACATGTATGTCTCAAATGAGACAAAAATCATATGATTAAAGGTATGTTTTGATAAACCAAACATACAATTTAACAGCTAAACAAACCAAAAATGGTTAatctttaatgaataaaaaatgttcACTCAAATAGCTACTGTAACATGGGGTCCTCGATACAACGGTTTTTTCCATGACAGCCAATGTAACATGGGGGTCCTCGATGCTATCCCCCCCTCCCTGGTTAATAAACTAGCATTTGTCAATATGGAATTATGTCTAGTTTGGATTTATATGATATctaatggttttaaattgcggtctgCAACCGCAATTACAGCCGCAACGGTAGCTTCCGCATTCGCATCAAGTCGCAATTGCGATGTGATTTGTAATTACGCGTCCGACAACAATAGAATTCGCATGAAACACTTTCACCTATATTTCTTCACATATTTTCATCGTAACTTAACATTTGAgaataaaaaaactcaattttcatgtaaaatataaatttaagagttttttatttgtgttttttcAAATATTGTGTGGACAGAAACATATTTTTGAATGAATTGAACCCAGTACTTGAAGATTGCCACACAATATTTCAACCAACTAAACTACTGCAATTTATTGAATATGAATGCTTTTTATTCAAGTTATATTAACcgttaaaaataaatgatttttattaatataaactaatatatattaacGTTATTATTTATATAGTATacattattgttttttaatatttattaaattacacTAACGATAACATTATAGTATACATtaatattttaacattttataatactaattttatttaatataacatataatatatatatatatatatatatatatatatatatatatatatatatatatatatatatatatatatatatatatatatatatatatatatatatatatatatatatatatatattatatttttagtatatattgccattaatgtgtatatatatatatatatatatatatatatatatatatatatatatatatatatatatatatatatatatatatatatatatatataacgttaATATATATTAGgagtttaaaaattaatattgtttagttttttttggGAATTGTTTTTTAGGAAACTttaaatttaaaacgataatatttgttaggaatttataaattaatattgctcaataattttataattaacatttttcttattaattataatattttacaataattttataattaacgttttttgtaatattaattttattataatattttttttataatattaacgtTTGCTAATATATaaagtatattttttataatactgTACATTAatgttttcttatattattataatattaattttatttaatatactgtACATTAACATTctaatatatatacttttaatattataaactattaatatattataaactaacatTTTACACATATTAGATAAAATAGTTACAATGTTAAAAAGTAGTTAAAACGTAAATATTAACGtagttaatattataatttataaattttatatcattttataaatattagcgttttataaaaaatttattaacgtTTTAACATTTCATAAATATTAACGTTTAAAATTGTGTAAATATTAAAGTTTTACAAATTATACAATAGAATAAAGTAAAATGAGAATTTGGGCAAGTTTGCCAAGTCAGCATTTTAGACGtcttactattttaaaaatttctaTTTTAGGTAATCTTactatatttgttttattttttaattgttttttattttattttggattttcatTAGTATTCCAATACAATTTATATTTATTACTGCTAATATCTACTTTCTATACTGAATGCTATTAATGCaccataaatcaaataaatcagtGATAATAATAATGAATATAATAAAGTAAATGTATTCCACATAAATCGATTTATATTCTAAAGCAACTATATAAATTGGCCGTGAATCTAtccattttcataaaaaaatcagAAGTTATACAAATTCACCTCCACCTTCGTCGATATCACTTTAACAGCAAACACAACCTTCATTCATCAGTAACACAAACAATCGTTTTTTTATaggataaattttttttataggataaatatattgagttttttttaaaatcttcctTTGCTTGCACAGAATGTTGCATATGTTTTTTCTGTTGCTataatcattttatttgattCTTTATTACCATCGGTAATTTTAGATCTCTAAGTTGGTAATGTTTCAGGGCTCTCAAACCCATTTCTCGAAATCAAAACCTTTCTTAAACCCATTATTGCAATTTGGTGAAGATCGTTGTAGAAATAGGTTGAAGGGATTGTGAAGTTGCTTGATTCTGTTGATGATGATTTTGGGTTGTAATGTTTAATCTGCTCCACTGTTACTTCTTAGAACTTACCATGTGGTGTTTTTTATGGATCTAATTGAatctatttttgtgatttttttgtttgtt encodes:
- the LOC131643130 gene encoding uncharacterized protein LOC131643130; translated protein: MSQDHRQLTSDIVSHCIRDLVNTDPSIKVKLIISHITGKYGYNISYRKAWIAKVKAIESLYGNWETSYNDLPRWLLVMKTYLPGMIIDLETLPAFSNEGSQLGDKMDGNGNIFPIAFAIVEGETKDAWSFFLRNLRSHVTPQPNLCLISDRHPSIKSAYDDPANGWQNPPSSHVYCIRHIAQNFMRAIRDKELRKKLVNMGYALTESTYNYYRTEIRQTNRDALEWIENIPREKWARAFDRGQRWGHMTANLAEAMNSVLKAIRNLPIASLFSATYFRMGALFGQHGHEWTKRLTSGQTFTDKCIKGMTEEVNKASSHNVYQFDRERFYFMVAERINRNDGRPTGTYGVDLRKRTCDCGKFQAFHLPCSHVIAACESIRQDYTIHIPDVFKIQHVFKVYQQSFQILPHQDNWPQYRGATLCHDGTMRRKKEVAQIVLGFEPNWTTWKRKRECVGYAVK